In Homo sapiens chromosome 11, GRCh38.p14 Primary Assembly, one DNA window encodes the following:
- the LARGE2 gene encoding xylosyl- and glucuronyltransferase LARGE2 isoform X9: MLPRGRPRALGAAALLLLLLLLGFLLFDGRLRRAAALDGDPGAGPGDHNRSDCGPQPPPPPKCELLHVAIVCAGHNSSRDVITLVKSMLFYRKNPLHLHLVTDAVARNILETLFHTWMVPAVRVSFYHADQLKPQVSWIPNKHYSGLYGLMKLVLPSALPAELARVIVLDTDVTFASDISELWALFAHFSDTQAIGLVENQSDWYLGNLWKNHRPWPALGRGFNTGVILLRLDRLRQAGWEQMWRLTARRELLSLPATSLADQDIFNAVIKEHPGLVQRLPCVWNVQLSDHTLAERCYSEASDLKVIHWNSPKKLRVKNKHVEFFRNFYLTFLEYDGNLLRRELFVCPSQPPPGAEQLQQALAQLDEEDPCFEFRQQQLTVHRVHVTFLPHEPPPPRPHDVTLVAQLSMDRTWPTMWCTVRGPYTPSTSFATWPWPRPSRLTSSSVTLTSCLPILSTTTSGPPLSSWGWAAGARQHWWCRHSRPCATASASPIPRWSCWPCWMRALSTPSGTTSGPEATHPQTMPAGGRLRPRTVCNGRPTMNPTWWCHETVPAMILALWASAGTKWPTLWSWMPRNMSSWCCPRPSPSICPTLQAWTSPASAPAPPIVTASRPSRTNSTRTCPATMGLLPSNTSQPCSSPRALPEAEAGPALPLILALGRHQGNLPSAIPAI; encoded by the exons ATGCTGCCCCGAGGGCGCCCCCGGGCGCTGGGGGCCGCCgcgctgttgctgctgctgctgctgctcggATTCCTCCTGTTCG ACGGGAGGCTGCGGAGAGCCGCCGCCCTCGACGGAGACCCGGGGGCCGGCCCCGGGGACCACAACCGCTCCGACTGCGgcccgcagccgccgccgccgcccaaGTGCGAG CTCTTGCATGTGGCCATCGTGTGTGCGGGGCATAACTCCAGCCGAGACGTCATCACCCTGGTGAAGTCCATGCTCTTCTACAG GAAAAATCCACTGCACCTCCACTTGGTGACTGACGCCGTGGCCAGAAACATCCTGGAGACGCTCTTCCACACATGGATGGTGCCTGCTGTCCGTGTCAGCTTTTATCATGCCGACCAGCTCAAG CCCCAGGTCTCCTGGATCCCCAACAAGCACTACTCCGGCCTCTATGGGCTAATGAAGCTGGTGCTGCCCAGTGCCTTGCCTGCTGAGCTGGCCCGCGTCATTGTCCTGGACACGGATGTCACCTTCGCCTCTGACATCTCGGAGCTCTGGGCCCTCTTTGCTCACTTTTCTG ACACGCAGGCGATCGGTCTTGTGGAGAACCAGAGTGACTGGTACCTGGGCAACCTCTGGAAGAACCACAGGCCCTGGCCTGCCTTGGGCCGGGGATTTAACACAG GTGTGATCCTGCTGCGGCTGGACCGGCTCCGGCAGGCTGGCTGGGAGCAGATGTGGAGGCTGACAGCCAGGCGGGAGCTCCTTAGCCTGCCTGCCACCTCACTGGCTGACCAG GACATCTTCAACGCTGTGATCAAGGAGCACCCGGGGCTAGTGCAGCGTCTGCCTTGTGTCTGGAATGTGCAGCTGTCAGATCACACACTGGCCGAGCGCTGCTACTCTGAGGCGTCTGACCTCAAG GTGATCCACTGGAACTCACCAAAGAAGCTTCGGGTGAAGAACAAGCATGTGGAATTCTTCCGCAATTTCTACCTGACCTTCCTGGAGTACGATGGGAACCTGCTGCGGAGAGAGCTCTTTGTGTGCCCCAGCCAGCCCCCACCTGGTGCTGAGCAG TTGCAGCAGGCCCTGGCACAACTGGACGAGGAAGACCCCTGCTTTGAGTTCCGGCAGCAGCAGCTCACTGTGCACCGTGTGCATGTCACTTTCCTGCCCCATGAACCGCCACCCCCCCGGCCTCACGATGTCACCCTTGTGGCCCAGCTGTCCATGGACCG GACGTGGCCTACCATGTGGTGTACCGTGAGGGGCCCCTATACCCCGTCAACCAGCTTCGCAACGTGGCCTTGGCCCAGGCCCTCACGCCTTACGTCTTCCTCAGTGACATTGACTTCCTGCCTGCCTATTCTCTCTACGACTACCTCAG GGCCTCCATTGagcagctggggctgggcagcCGGCGCAAGGCAGCACTGGTGGTGCCGGCATTCGAGACCCTGCGCTACCGCTTCAGCTTCCCCCATTCCAAGGTGGAGCTGTTGGCCTTGCTGGATGCGGGCACTCTCTACACCTTCAG GTACCACGAGTGGCCCCGAGGCCACGCACCCACAGACTATGCCCGCTGGCGGGAGGCTCAGGCCCCGTACCGTGTGCAATGGGCGGCCAACTATGAACCCTACGTGGTGGTGCCACGAGACTGTCCCCGCTATGATCCTCGCTTTGTGGGCTTCGGCTGGAACAAAGTGGCCCACATTGTGGAGCTGGATGCCCAG GAATATGAGCTCCTGGTGCTGCCCGAGGCCTTCACCATCCATCTGCCCCACGCTCCAAGCCTGGACATCTCCCGCTTCCGCTCCAGCCCCACCTATCGTGACTGCCTCCAGGCCCTCAAGGACGAATTCCACCAGGACTTGTCCCGCCACCATGGGGCTGCTGCCCTCAAATACCTCCCAGCCCTGCAGCAGCCCCAGAGCCCTGCCCGAGGCTGAGGCTGGGCCGGCGCTGCCCCTCATCTTAGCATTGGGCAGACACCAGGGCAACCTGCCCTCCGCCATCCctgctatttaa
- the LARGE2 gene encoding xylosyl- and glucuronyltransferase LARGE2 isoform X8 produces MLPRGRPRALGAAALLLLLLLLGFLLFGGDLGCERREPGGRAGAPGCFPGPLMPRVPPDGRLRRAAALDGDPGAGPGDHNRSDCGPQPPPPPKCELLHVAIVCAGHNSSRDVITLVKSMLFYRKNPLHLHLVTDAVARNILETLFHTWMVPAVRVSFYHADQLKPQVSWIPNKHYSGLYGLMKLVLPSALPAELARVIVLDTDVTFASDISELWALFAHFSDTQAIGLVENQSDWYLGNLWKNHRPWPALGRGFNTGVILLRLDRLRQAGWEQMWRLTARRELLSLPATSLADQDIFNAVIKEHPGLVQRLPCVWNVQLSDHTLAERCYSEASDLKVIHWNSPKKLRVKNKHVEFFRNFYLTFLEYDGNLLRRELFVCPSQPPPGAEQLQQALAQLDEEDPCFEFRQQQLTVHRVHVTFLPHEPPPPRPHDVTLVAQLSMDRLQMLEALCRHWPGPMSLALYLTDAEAQQFLHFVEASPVLAARQDVAYHVVYREGPLYPVNQLRNVALAQALTPYVFLSDIDFLPAYSLYDYLRASIEQLGLGSRRKAALVVPAFETLRYRFSFPHSKVELLALLDAGTLYTFRNMSSWCCPRPSPSICPTLQAWTSPASAPAPPIVTASRPSRTNSTRTCPATMGLLPSNTSQPCSSPRALPEAEAGPALPLILALGRHQGNLPSAIPAI; encoded by the exons ATGCTGCCCCGAGGGCGCCCCCGGGCGCTGGGGGCCGCCgcgctgttgctgctgctgctgctgctcggATTCCTCCTGTTCGGTGGGGACCTGGGGTGTGAGCGCCGCGAGCCTGGCGGGCGAGCGGGGGCCCCGGGATGCTTCCCCGGCCCGCTCATGCCACGTGTCCCCCCAGACGGGAGGCTGCGGAGAGCCGCCGCCCTCGACGGAGACCCGGGGGCCGGCCCCGGGGACCACAACCGCTCCGACTGCGgcccgcagccgccgccgccgcccaaGTGCGAG CTCTTGCATGTGGCCATCGTGTGTGCGGGGCATAACTCCAGCCGAGACGTCATCACCCTGGTGAAGTCCATGCTCTTCTACAG GAAAAATCCACTGCACCTCCACTTGGTGACTGACGCCGTGGCCAGAAACATCCTGGAGACGCTCTTCCACACATGGATGGTGCCTGCTGTCCGTGTCAGCTTTTATCATGCCGACCAGCTCAAG CCCCAGGTCTCCTGGATCCCCAACAAGCACTACTCCGGCCTCTATGGGCTAATGAAGCTGGTGCTGCCCAGTGCCTTGCCTGCTGAGCTGGCCCGCGTCATTGTCCTGGACACGGATGTCACCTTCGCCTCTGACATCTCGGAGCTCTGGGCCCTCTTTGCTCACTTTTCTG ACACGCAGGCGATCGGTCTTGTGGAGAACCAGAGTGACTGGTACCTGGGCAACCTCTGGAAGAACCACAGGCCCTGGCCTGCCTTGGGCCGGGGATTTAACACAG GTGTGATCCTGCTGCGGCTGGACCGGCTCCGGCAGGCTGGCTGGGAGCAGATGTGGAGGCTGACAGCCAGGCGGGAGCTCCTTAGCCTGCCTGCCACCTCACTGGCTGACCAG GACATCTTCAACGCTGTGATCAAGGAGCACCCGGGGCTAGTGCAGCGTCTGCCTTGTGTCTGGAATGTGCAGCTGTCAGATCACACACTGGCCGAGCGCTGCTACTCTGAGGCGTCTGACCTCAAG GTGATCCACTGGAACTCACCAAAGAAGCTTCGGGTGAAGAACAAGCATGTGGAATTCTTCCGCAATTTCTACCTGACCTTCCTGGAGTACGATGGGAACCTGCTGCGGAGAGAGCTCTTTGTGTGCCCCAGCCAGCCCCCACCTGGTGCTGAGCAG TTGCAGCAGGCCCTGGCACAACTGGACGAGGAAGACCCCTGCTTTGAGTTCCGGCAGCAGCAGCTCACTGTGCACCGTGTGCATGTCACTTTCCTGCCCCATGAACCGCCACCCCCCCGGCCTCACGATGTCACCCTTGTGGCCCAGCTGTCCATGGACCG GCTGCAGATGTTGGAAGCCCTGTGCAGGCACTGGCCTGGCCCCATGAGCCTGGCCTTGTACCTGACAGACGCAGAAGCTCAGCAGTTCCTGCATTTCGTCGAGGCCTCACCAGTGCTTGCTGCCCGGCAGGACGTGGCCTACCATGTGGTGTACCGTGAGGGGCCCCTATACCCCGTCAACCAGCTTCGCAACGTGGCCTTGGCCCAGGCCCTCACGCCTTACGTCTTCCTCAGTGACATTGACTTCCTGCCTGCCTATTCTCTCTACGACTACCTCAG GGCCTCCATTGagcagctggggctgggcagcCGGCGCAAGGCAGCACTGGTGGTGCCGGCATTCGAGACCCTGCGCTACCGCTTCAGCTTCCCCCATTCCAAGGTGGAGCTGTTGGCCTTGCTGGATGCGGGCACTCTCTACACCTTCAG GAATATGAGCTCCTGGTGCTGCCCGAGGCCTTCACCATCCATCTGCCCCACGCTCCAAGCCTGGACATCTCCCGCTTCCGCTCCAGCCCCACCTATCGTGACTGCCTCCAGGCCCTCAAGGACGAATTCCACCAGGACTTGTCCCGCCACCATGGGGCTGCTGCCCTCAAATACCTCCCAGCCCTGCAGCAGCCCCAGAGCCCTGCCCGAGGCTGAGGCTGGGCCGGCGCTGCCCCTCATCTTAGCATTGGGCAGACACCAGGGCAACCTGCCCTCCGCCATCCctgctatttaa
- the LARGE2 gene encoding xylosyl- and glucuronyltransferase LARGE2 isoform X15, with protein sequence MLPRGRPRALGAAALLLLLLLLGFLLFGGDLGCERREPGGRAGAPGCFPGPLMPRVPPDGRLRRAAALDGDPGAGPGDHNRSDCGPQPPPPPKCELLHVAIVCAGHNSSRDVITLVKSMLFYRKNPLHLHLVTDAVARNILETLFHTWMVPAVRVSFYHADQLKPQVSWIPNKHYSGLYGLMKLVLPSALPAELARVIVLDTDVTFASDISELWALFAHFSDTQAIGLVENQSDWYLGNLWKNHRPWPALGRGFNTGVILLRLDRLRQAGWEQMWRLTARRELLSLPATSLADQDIFNAVIKEHPGLVQRLPCVWNVQLSDHTLAERCYSEASDLKVIHWNSPKKLRVKNKHVEFFRNFYLTFLEYDGNLLRRELFVCPSQPPPGAEQLQQALAQLDEEDPCFEFRQQQLTVHRVHVTFLPHEPPPPRPHDVTLVAQLSMDRTWPTMWCTVRGPYTPSTSFATWPWPRPSRLTSSSVTLTSCLPILSTTTSGPPLSSWGWAAGARQHWWCRHSRPCATASASPIPRWSCWPCWMRALSTPSGI encoded by the exons ATGCTGCCCCGAGGGCGCCCCCGGGCGCTGGGGGCCGCCgcgctgttgctgctgctgctgctgctcggATTCCTCCTGTTCGGTGGGGACCTGGGGTGTGAGCGCCGCGAGCCTGGCGGGCGAGCGGGGGCCCCGGGATGCTTCCCCGGCCCGCTCATGCCACGTGTCCCCCCAGACGGGAGGCTGCGGAGAGCCGCCGCCCTCGACGGAGACCCGGGGGCCGGCCCCGGGGACCACAACCGCTCCGACTGCGgcccgcagccgccgccgccgcccaaGTGCGAG CTCTTGCATGTGGCCATCGTGTGTGCGGGGCATAACTCCAGCCGAGACGTCATCACCCTGGTGAAGTCCATGCTCTTCTACAG GAAAAATCCACTGCACCTCCACTTGGTGACTGACGCCGTGGCCAGAAACATCCTGGAGACGCTCTTCCACACATGGATGGTGCCTGCTGTCCGTGTCAGCTTTTATCATGCCGACCAGCTCAAG CCCCAGGTCTCCTGGATCCCCAACAAGCACTACTCCGGCCTCTATGGGCTAATGAAGCTGGTGCTGCCCAGTGCCTTGCCTGCTGAGCTGGCCCGCGTCATTGTCCTGGACACGGATGTCACCTTCGCCTCTGACATCTCGGAGCTCTGGGCCCTCTTTGCTCACTTTTCTG ACACGCAGGCGATCGGTCTTGTGGAGAACCAGAGTGACTGGTACCTGGGCAACCTCTGGAAGAACCACAGGCCCTGGCCTGCCTTGGGCCGGGGATTTAACACAG GTGTGATCCTGCTGCGGCTGGACCGGCTCCGGCAGGCTGGCTGGGAGCAGATGTGGAGGCTGACAGCCAGGCGGGAGCTCCTTAGCCTGCCTGCCACCTCACTGGCTGACCAG GACATCTTCAACGCTGTGATCAAGGAGCACCCGGGGCTAGTGCAGCGTCTGCCTTGTGTCTGGAATGTGCAGCTGTCAGATCACACACTGGCCGAGCGCTGCTACTCTGAGGCGTCTGACCTCAAG GTGATCCACTGGAACTCACCAAAGAAGCTTCGGGTGAAGAACAAGCATGTGGAATTCTTCCGCAATTTCTACCTGACCTTCCTGGAGTACGATGGGAACCTGCTGCGGAGAGAGCTCTTTGTGTGCCCCAGCCAGCCCCCACCTGGTGCTGAGCAG TTGCAGCAGGCCCTGGCACAACTGGACGAGGAAGACCCCTGCTTTGAGTTCCGGCAGCAGCAGCTCACTGTGCACCGTGTGCATGTCACTTTCCTGCCCCATGAACCGCCACCCCCCCGGCCTCACGATGTCACCCTTGTGGCCCAGCTGTCCATGGACCG GACGTGGCCTACCATGTGGTGTACCGTGAGGGGCCCCTATACCCCGTCAACCAGCTTCGCAACGTGGCCTTGGCCCAGGCCCTCACGCCTTACGTCTTCCTCAGTGACATTGACTTCCTGCCTGCCTATTCTCTCTACGACTACCTCAG GGCCTCCATTGagcagctggggctgggcagcCGGCGCAAGGCAGCACTGGTGGTGCCGGCATTCGAGACCCTGCGCTACCGCTTCAGCTTCCCCCATTCCAAGGTGGAGCTGTTGGCCTTGCTGGATGCGGGCACTCTCTACACCTTCAG GAATATGA
- the LARGE2 gene encoding xylosyl- and glucuronyltransferase LARGE2 isoform X6 — MLPRGRPRALGAAALLLLLLLLGFLLFGGDLGCERREPGGRAGAPGCFPGPLMPRVPPDGRLRRAAALDGDPGAGPGDHNRSDCGPQPPPPPKCELLHVAIVCAGHNSSRDVITLVKSMLFYRKNPLHLHLVTDAVARNILETLFHTWMVPAVRVSFYHADQLKPQVSWIPNKHYSGLYGLMKLVLPSALPAELARVIVLDTDVTFASDISELWALFAHFSDTQAIGLVENQSDWYLGNLWKNHRPWPALGRGFNTGVILLRLDRLRQAGWEQMWRLTARRELLSLPATSLADQDIFNAVIKEHPGLVQRLPCVWNVQLSDHTLAERCYSEASDLKVIHWNSPKKLRVKNKHVEFFRNFYLTFLEYDGNLLRRELFVCPSQPPPGAEQLQQALAQLDEEDPCFEFRQQQLTVHRVHVTFLPHEPPPPRPHDVTLVAQLSMDRTWPTMWCTVRGPYTPSTSFATWPWPRPSRLTSSSVTLTSCLPILSTTTSGPPLSSWGWAAGARQHWWCRHSRPCATASASPIPRWSCWPCWMRALSTPSGTTSGPEATHPQTMPAGGRLRPRTVCNGRPTMNPTWWCHETVPAMILALWASAGTKWPTLWSWMPRNMSSWCCPRPSPSICPTLQAWTSPASAPAPPIVTASRPSRTNSTRTCPATMGLLPSNTSQPCSSPRALPEAEAGPALPLILALGRHQGNLPSAIPAI; from the exons ATGCTGCCCCGAGGGCGCCCCCGGGCGCTGGGGGCCGCCgcgctgttgctgctgctgctgctgctcggATTCCTCCTGTTCGGTGGGGACCTGGGGTGTGAGCGCCGCGAGCCTGGCGGGCGAGCGGGGGCCCCGGGATGCTTCCCCGGCCCGCTCATGCCACGTGTCCCCCCAGACGGGAGGCTGCGGAGAGCCGCCGCCCTCGACGGAGACCCGGGGGCCGGCCCCGGGGACCACAACCGCTCCGACTGCGgcccgcagccgccgccgccgcccaaGTGCGAG CTCTTGCATGTGGCCATCGTGTGTGCGGGGCATAACTCCAGCCGAGACGTCATCACCCTGGTGAAGTCCATGCTCTTCTACAG GAAAAATCCACTGCACCTCCACTTGGTGACTGACGCCGTGGCCAGAAACATCCTGGAGACGCTCTTCCACACATGGATGGTGCCTGCTGTCCGTGTCAGCTTTTATCATGCCGACCAGCTCAAG CCCCAGGTCTCCTGGATCCCCAACAAGCACTACTCCGGCCTCTATGGGCTAATGAAGCTGGTGCTGCCCAGTGCCTTGCCTGCTGAGCTGGCCCGCGTCATTGTCCTGGACACGGATGTCACCTTCGCCTCTGACATCTCGGAGCTCTGGGCCCTCTTTGCTCACTTTTCTG ACACGCAGGCGATCGGTCTTGTGGAGAACCAGAGTGACTGGTACCTGGGCAACCTCTGGAAGAACCACAGGCCCTGGCCTGCCTTGGGCCGGGGATTTAACACAG GTGTGATCCTGCTGCGGCTGGACCGGCTCCGGCAGGCTGGCTGGGAGCAGATGTGGAGGCTGACAGCCAGGCGGGAGCTCCTTAGCCTGCCTGCCACCTCACTGGCTGACCAG GACATCTTCAACGCTGTGATCAAGGAGCACCCGGGGCTAGTGCAGCGTCTGCCTTGTGTCTGGAATGTGCAGCTGTCAGATCACACACTGGCCGAGCGCTGCTACTCTGAGGCGTCTGACCTCAAG GTGATCCACTGGAACTCACCAAAGAAGCTTCGGGTGAAGAACAAGCATGTGGAATTCTTCCGCAATTTCTACCTGACCTTCCTGGAGTACGATGGGAACCTGCTGCGGAGAGAGCTCTTTGTGTGCCCCAGCCAGCCCCCACCTGGTGCTGAGCAG TTGCAGCAGGCCCTGGCACAACTGGACGAGGAAGACCCCTGCTTTGAGTTCCGGCAGCAGCAGCTCACTGTGCACCGTGTGCATGTCACTTTCCTGCCCCATGAACCGCCACCCCCCCGGCCTCACGATGTCACCCTTGTGGCCCAGCTGTCCATGGACCG GACGTGGCCTACCATGTGGTGTACCGTGAGGGGCCCCTATACCCCGTCAACCAGCTTCGCAACGTGGCCTTGGCCCAGGCCCTCACGCCTTACGTCTTCCTCAGTGACATTGACTTCCTGCCTGCCTATTCTCTCTACGACTACCTCAG GGCCTCCATTGagcagctggggctgggcagcCGGCGCAAGGCAGCACTGGTGGTGCCGGCATTCGAGACCCTGCGCTACCGCTTCAGCTTCCCCCATTCCAAGGTGGAGCTGTTGGCCTTGCTGGATGCGGGCACTCTCTACACCTTCAG GTACCACGAGTGGCCCCGAGGCCACGCACCCACAGACTATGCCCGCTGGCGGGAGGCTCAGGCCCCGTACCGTGTGCAATGGGCGGCCAACTATGAACCCTACGTGGTGGTGCCACGAGACTGTCCCCGCTATGATCCTCGCTTTGTGGGCTTCGGCTGGAACAAAGTGGCCCACATTGTGGAGCTGGATGCCCAG GAATATGAGCTCCTGGTGCTGCCCGAGGCCTTCACCATCCATCTGCCCCACGCTCCAAGCCTGGACATCTCCCGCTTCCGCTCCAGCCCCACCTATCGTGACTGCCTCCAGGCCCTCAAGGACGAATTCCACCAGGACTTGTCCCGCCACCATGGGGCTGCTGCCCTCAAATACCTCCCAGCCCTGCAGCAGCCCCAGAGCCCTGCCCGAGGCTGAGGCTGGGCCGGCGCTGCCCCTCATCTTAGCATTGGGCAGACACCAGGGCAACCTGCCCTCCGCCATCCctgctatttaa
- the LARGE2 gene encoding xylosyl- and glucuronyltransferase LARGE2 isoform X13, protein MLPRGRPRALGAAALLLLLLLLGFLLFDGRLRRAAALDGDPGAGPGDHNRSDCGPQPPPPPKCELLHVAIVCAGHNSSRDVITLVKSMLFYRKNPLHLHLVTDAVARNILETLFHTWMVPAVRVSFYHADQLKPQVSWIPNKHYSGLYGLMKLVLPSALPAELARVIVLDTDVTFASDISELWALFAHFSDTQAIGLVENQSDWYLGNLWKNHRPWPALGRGFNTGVILLRLDRLRQAGWEQMWRLTARRELLSLPATSLADQDIFNAVIKEHPGLVQRLPCVWNVQLSDHTLAERCYSEASDLKVIHWNSPKKLRVKNKHVEFFRNFYLTFLEYDGNLLRRELFVCPSQPPPGAEQLQQALAQLDEEDPCFEFRQQQLTVHRVHVTFLPHEPPPPRPHDVTLVAQLSMDRTWPTMWCTVRGPYTPSTSFATWPWPRPSRLTSSSVTLTSCLPILSTTTSGPPLSSWGWAAGARQHWWCRHSRPCATASASPIPRWSCWPCWMRALSTPSGTTSGPEATHPQTMPAGGRLRPRTVCNGRPTMNPTWWCHETVPAMILALWASAGTKWPTLWSWMPSSQGLQGKPVLWSCTFPAGQASQAATAPLPHPAGI, encoded by the exons ATGCTGCCCCGAGGGCGCCCCCGGGCGCTGGGGGCCGCCgcgctgttgctgctgctgctgctgctcggATTCCTCCTGTTCG ACGGGAGGCTGCGGAGAGCCGCCGCCCTCGACGGAGACCCGGGGGCCGGCCCCGGGGACCACAACCGCTCCGACTGCGgcccgcagccgccgccgccgcccaaGTGCGAG CTCTTGCATGTGGCCATCGTGTGTGCGGGGCATAACTCCAGCCGAGACGTCATCACCCTGGTGAAGTCCATGCTCTTCTACAG GAAAAATCCACTGCACCTCCACTTGGTGACTGACGCCGTGGCCAGAAACATCCTGGAGACGCTCTTCCACACATGGATGGTGCCTGCTGTCCGTGTCAGCTTTTATCATGCCGACCAGCTCAAG CCCCAGGTCTCCTGGATCCCCAACAAGCACTACTCCGGCCTCTATGGGCTAATGAAGCTGGTGCTGCCCAGTGCCTTGCCTGCTGAGCTGGCCCGCGTCATTGTCCTGGACACGGATGTCACCTTCGCCTCTGACATCTCGGAGCTCTGGGCCCTCTTTGCTCACTTTTCTG ACACGCAGGCGATCGGTCTTGTGGAGAACCAGAGTGACTGGTACCTGGGCAACCTCTGGAAGAACCACAGGCCCTGGCCTGCCTTGGGCCGGGGATTTAACACAG GTGTGATCCTGCTGCGGCTGGACCGGCTCCGGCAGGCTGGCTGGGAGCAGATGTGGAGGCTGACAGCCAGGCGGGAGCTCCTTAGCCTGCCTGCCACCTCACTGGCTGACCAG GACATCTTCAACGCTGTGATCAAGGAGCACCCGGGGCTAGTGCAGCGTCTGCCTTGTGTCTGGAATGTGCAGCTGTCAGATCACACACTGGCCGAGCGCTGCTACTCTGAGGCGTCTGACCTCAAG GTGATCCACTGGAACTCACCAAAGAAGCTTCGGGTGAAGAACAAGCATGTGGAATTCTTCCGCAATTTCTACCTGACCTTCCTGGAGTACGATGGGAACCTGCTGCGGAGAGAGCTCTTTGTGTGCCCCAGCCAGCCCCCACCTGGTGCTGAGCAG TTGCAGCAGGCCCTGGCACAACTGGACGAGGAAGACCCCTGCTTTGAGTTCCGGCAGCAGCAGCTCACTGTGCACCGTGTGCATGTCACTTTCCTGCCCCATGAACCGCCACCCCCCCGGCCTCACGATGTCACCCTTGTGGCCCAGCTGTCCATGGACCG GACGTGGCCTACCATGTGGTGTACCGTGAGGGGCCCCTATACCCCGTCAACCAGCTTCGCAACGTGGCCTTGGCCCAGGCCCTCACGCCTTACGTCTTCCTCAGTGACATTGACTTCCTGCCTGCCTATTCTCTCTACGACTACCTCAG GGCCTCCATTGagcagctggggctgggcagcCGGCGCAAGGCAGCACTGGTGGTGCCGGCATTCGAGACCCTGCGCTACCGCTTCAGCTTCCCCCATTCCAAGGTGGAGCTGTTGGCCTTGCTGGATGCGGGCACTCTCTACACCTTCAG GTACCACGAGTGGCCCCGAGGCCACGCACCCACAGACTATGCCCGCTGGCGGGAGGCTCAGGCCCCGTACCGTGTGCAATGGGCGGCCAACTATGAACCCTACGTGGTGGTGCCACGAGACTGTCCCCGCTATGATCCTCGCTTTGTGGGCTTCGGCTGGAACAAAGTGGCCCACATTGTGGAGCTGGATGCCCAG CTCTCAGGGGCTACAGGGTAAGCCTGTTCTCTGGAGCTGCACCTTCCCCGCAGGCCAGGCAAGCCAGGCAGCCACTGCTCCTCTGCCCCACCCTGCAGGAATATGA